The Anabrus simplex isolate iqAnaSimp1 chromosome 6, ASM4041472v1, whole genome shotgun sequence genome includes the window AACATATACTTTTAAAAAGTTTATCAACAAGAACACAGGATAAATATTCAAGAATGATCCAACAGCCTTCATATCTCCTTAATTGAGATTACATTAAACCAAGATATCTTGACATCAACGGAATAAGAATTGCAATCACAGTAGATCCTATAAGCAAATATTGAGTTTGTCGATGTTCTTTTTGTAACCTCTCTTCAACACCAAATGTAAATGTAACAAATTCCTTTTCCCCAATTTGATGTACTACAGGTAAGGATGTAAGAATTGATTTCAGTTCATCAATGTTCCTTTTGATTGTATTTTCTTGCCTGTTAATAGCCTCCAAGATTTCCCTAGTACCTGAAACTTGCCCAGAGTCTATATTCACTTTATTGTCCAAAGTGTGCAACAGTTCATTCAATCGTCCGATCACATGGTCAGCTGGCAAGCTTGTAGAACTTTTTAATTCGCTTAAAATCATGGACAACTCTTTCTCATGTCTGGACAAGGCATCAGGAACTTCTGTAGCAATACCAGATTTATTATGCACTAATGACTCCTTCACTAACCTCTTCAGCTCACGCATTTTCAGTTCGTTATTAATTGAGCTACCGGCGATGCCTATTACAGTACCAATCACAGATCCGATTATCGACCAATATTTCGTCCTTTCTGCTTGAGCTCTTTCTTTTTCATGGCTTTCTTTAACAGAGGATGATAATAAAGAAAACTGTTCGCGTTCTTCGCGCTCATACCGATGGAATTCTTCAACAATTTGTTTCTCTTCCTTTAACATTCTGTGTTCTTGAGTAACAAGCTGAACATAACGGTCTTCACCCCTTGTAGTGTTATCCAACTCAGCATACAAGTCCTTCAACCTGTT containing:
- the LOC136876323 gene encoding mitochondrial potassium channel, giving the protein MAAPVRYLVTGIRGKSYVRKCKQVNDHRYVQTCNYAGVIQSAAEKSDGFVKRKLAELVIWYEQVTGLDEVRLAQRRVLEAEMKFISAQERRREANKKVSDIQNRLKDLYAELDNTTRGEDRYVQLVTQEHRMLKEEKQIVEEFHRYEREEREQFSLLSSSVKESHEKERAQAERTKYWSIIGSVIGTVIGIAGSSINNELKMRELKRLVKESLVHNKSGIATEVPDALSRHEKELSMILSELKSSTSLPADHVIGRLNELLHTLDNKVNIDSGQVSGTREILEAINRQENTIKRNIDELKSILTSLPVVHQIGEKEFVTFTFGVEERLQKEHRQTQYLLIGSTVIAILIPLMSRYLGLM